The following proteins come from a genomic window of Solwaraspora sp. WMMA2065:
- a CDS encoding DNA translocase FtsK 4TM domain-containing protein, giving the protein MAGRTSQASRRRGGSTSRGAATGRARTPARKRPTARRRPARNSPAVLVGRAVGATWMGLAHGVGWAVRTAGRRAATARELSPEHRRDGAGLFVLGLAILTSMAIWFGAAGPFGVRVADMMRLFIGAIAVAVPLLLLIGAVRLMRDPPEEPDPRGRGLVGWSAMLVATAGLLHIGQRPDDDLQRDYAGGLIGLGIGTVLEHTVSYWVGVPLLILLLVFGLLVVTATPINRIPERLGLLAGVVTGRGPESDPAPAGADTADDETAGDERARRRPPRRRQASRTADALPVSSAGDDGTLAEPLDLQETMELPRRPAAKVPTTRTPPEPPEHSPTPTRAEQLAITGLSGDYRLPPAKLLRTGPPAKTRSKANDEVIAALQGVFEQFDVDAAVTGFTRGPTVTRYEVELGHGVKVERITQLSRNIAYAVKSPDVRILSPIPGKSAVGVEIPNTDREDVSLGDVLRSRAAGADHHPMLVALGKDIEGGFVVANLAKMPHILIAGATGAGKSSCLNSLLISILSRATPDEVRLLLIDPKRVEMTGYEGIPHLVTPIVTNPKKAAESLEWVVREMDMRYDDLAANGVRHIDDYNRKVRAGEITAPPGSEREIRPYPYLLVIVDELADLMMVAPRDVEDSVVRITQLARAAGIHLVLATQRPSVDVVTGLIKANVPSRLAFATSSLSDSRVILDQPGAEKLIGRGDGLFLPMGASKPLRIQGAWVSEKEIDEIVAFCKKQREPEFRPDVLTTAQENKKKIDEDVGDDLDLLVQAIELVVTSQFGSTSMLQRKLRVGFAKAGRLMDLMETRGIVGPSEGSKARDVLVKPDELEDALASLRAVEAS; this is encoded by the coding sequence ATGGCCGGCCGAACCTCCCAGGCGAGTCGGCGGCGCGGCGGGTCGACCAGCCGTGGCGCCGCGACCGGTCGTGCCCGGACCCCGGCCCGCAAGCGCCCGACAGCCCGTCGGCGCCCGGCCCGCAACTCGCCGGCCGTCCTGGTCGGTCGTGCTGTCGGTGCCACCTGGATGGGGCTGGCGCACGGCGTCGGCTGGGCGGTGCGTACCGCCGGTCGCCGGGCGGCCACCGCGCGGGAGTTGAGCCCGGAGCACCGGCGCGACGGTGCCGGGCTGTTCGTACTCGGCCTGGCCATTCTCACCTCGATGGCGATCTGGTTCGGCGCGGCCGGGCCGTTCGGGGTCCGCGTCGCGGACATGATGCGGCTGTTCATCGGCGCGATCGCGGTCGCCGTGCCGTTGCTGCTGCTGATCGGCGCGGTCCGGCTGATGCGTGATCCACCGGAGGAGCCGGACCCTCGGGGCCGCGGGCTGGTCGGCTGGTCGGCGATGCTGGTCGCCACGGCGGGGCTGCTGCACATCGGCCAACGCCCCGACGACGACCTGCAACGTGACTACGCCGGCGGGCTGATCGGACTCGGCATCGGCACGGTACTGGAGCACACGGTCAGCTACTGGGTCGGCGTGCCGTTGCTGATCCTGCTGCTGGTCTTCGGTCTGCTGGTGGTCACCGCCACCCCGATCAACCGGATCCCGGAGCGGCTCGGGCTGCTCGCCGGGGTGGTGACCGGGCGTGGGCCGGAGTCCGATCCGGCCCCGGCCGGTGCCGACACCGCTGACGACGAGACCGCCGGTGACGAGCGGGCCCGCCGCCGGCCGCCGCGCCGCCGGCAGGCCAGCCGGACGGCCGACGCCCTGCCGGTGTCGTCGGCCGGTGACGATGGCACCCTGGCCGAGCCGCTCGATCTGCAGGAGACGATGGAGCTGCCGCGCCGGCCGGCGGCGAAGGTGCCGACCACCCGCACCCCGCCGGAGCCGCCGGAGCATTCGCCGACCCCGACCCGCGCCGAGCAGTTGGCGATCACCGGGCTGTCCGGGGACTACCGCCTGCCACCGGCAAAGCTGCTGCGGACCGGTCCACCGGCGAAGACCCGCAGCAAGGCCAACGACGAGGTGATCGCCGCACTGCAGGGGGTGTTCGAGCAGTTCGACGTTGACGCGGCGGTCACCGGGTTCACCCGGGGTCCGACGGTGACCCGATACGAGGTGGAGCTCGGCCACGGGGTGAAGGTCGAGCGGATCACCCAGCTCTCCCGCAACATCGCGTACGCGGTGAAGTCACCTGACGTGCGGATCCTCAGCCCGATTCCGGGCAAGAGCGCGGTCGGCGTGGAGATCCCGAACACCGACCGGGAGGACGTGTCGCTCGGTGACGTGCTGCGCTCCCGTGCCGCCGGTGCCGACCATCACCCGATGCTGGTGGCGCTCGGCAAGGACATCGAGGGCGGCTTCGTGGTGGCCAACCTGGCGAAGATGCCGCACATCCTGATCGCCGGGGCGACCGGCGCCGGCAAGTCGTCCTGCCTGAACTCGCTGCTCATCTCGATCCTCAGCCGGGCCACCCCGGACGAGGTACGGCTGCTGCTGATCGACCCCAAGCGGGTCGAGATGACCGGGTACGAGGGCATCCCGCACCTGGTGACCCCGATCGTGACCAACCCCAAGAAGGCGGCCGAGTCGCTGGAGTGGGTGGTACGCGAGATGGACATGCGCTACGACGACCTGGCCGCGAACGGTGTCCGGCACATCGACGACTACAACCGCAAGGTACGGGCCGGGGAGATCACCGCTCCGCCCGGCAGCGAGCGGGAGATCCGGCCGTACCCGTACCTGCTGGTGATCGTCGATGAGCTGGCCGACCTGATGATGGTCGCCCCCCGGGACGTGGAGGACTCGGTCGTCCGGATCACCCAGCTCGCCCGGGCCGCCGGCATCCACCTGGTGCTGGCCACCCAGCGGCCGTCGGTGGACGTGGTGACCGGCCTCATCAAGGCGAACGTGCCGTCCCGGCTGGCCTTCGCCACGTCGTCGCTGTCCGATTCGCGGGTCATCCTGGACCAGCCGGGCGCCGAGAAGCTGATCGGCCGGGGCGACGGCCTGTTCCTGCCGATGGGTGCGTCGAAACCGCTGCGCATCCAGGGTGCCTGGGTCAGTGAGAAGGAGATCGACGAGATCGTCGCCTTCTGCAAGAAGCAGCGCGAGCCGGAATTCCGCCCCGACGTGCTCACCACCGCCCAGGAGAACAAGAAGAAGATCGACGAGGACGTCGGCGACGACCTCGACCTGCTGGTCCAGGCGATCGAGCTGGTGGTGACCTCGCAGTTCGGGTCGACCTCGATGCTGCAGCGCAAACTGCGGGTCGGGTTCGCCAAAGCGGGCCGGTTGATGGATCTGATGGAGACCCGGGGCATCGTCGGGCCGTCCGAGGGTTCCAAGGCACGCGACGTGCTGGTCAAGCCGGACGAGCTGGAGGACGCGCTGGCGAGTCTGCGGGCCGTCGAGGCGAGCTGA
- the rimO gene encoding 30S ribosomal protein S12 methylthiotransferase RimO — translation MSAFPPPPAQPSGRRVALLTLGCARNEVDSEELAARLDADGWQVTTDADGADVVLVNTCGFVEKAKQDSVQTLLDAADGGAKVVAAGCMAERYGRELAEHLPEAQAVLGFDDYPDISGRLRAVLAGEQLPAHAPRDRRTMLPLTPVSRQHSGVVVPGHATVDERTPAHLRAVLRHRLAGGPVASLKLASGCDRRCAFCAIPAFRGAFVSRAPEELLAEAEWLAGTGVRELVLVSENSTSYGKDLGDPRLLEKLLPQLAAVDGIVRVRVSYLQPAETRPGLIETIATTAGVAPYFDLSFQHASEPVLRRMRRFGSTGRFLDLLASARSLAPQAGARSNFIVGFPGETRSDVDELVRFLSAARLDAIGVFDYSDEDGTEAAGLPDKVRAATVKRRYDRICALADELCAQRAEERVGTTVEVLVDSVDDGLVEGRAAHQAPEVDGSTTLVAGAAGVTGAGVDLATLRPGDLVRATVTGTEGVDLVAVPSDVLSSGTADRPLSSAVR, via the coding sequence GTGTCTGCTTTTCCCCCGCCTCCCGCCCAACCGTCCGGCCGGCGCGTCGCCCTGCTCACCCTGGGGTGCGCCCGCAACGAGGTCGACTCGGAGGAGTTGGCCGCCCGGCTGGACGCCGACGGCTGGCAGGTGACCACCGACGCCGACGGTGCCGACGTGGTGCTCGTCAACACCTGCGGCTTCGTCGAGAAGGCCAAGCAGGACTCGGTGCAGACGCTGCTCGATGCCGCGGACGGCGGGGCCAAGGTGGTGGCTGCCGGCTGCATGGCCGAACGGTACGGCCGGGAGCTCGCCGAGCACCTGCCGGAGGCGCAGGCCGTCCTCGGGTTCGACGACTACCCGGATATCTCCGGCCGGCTGCGGGCGGTGCTGGCCGGCGAGCAGCTGCCCGCGCACGCCCCGCGGGACCGCCGCACGATGCTGCCCCTGACCCCGGTGTCCCGGCAGCACTCCGGTGTCGTGGTGCCCGGTCACGCGACGGTCGACGAACGTACTCCTGCGCACCTGCGCGCGGTCCTGCGGCACCGGCTGGCCGGCGGCCCGGTGGCGTCACTGAAGCTGGCCAGTGGCTGTGACCGCCGGTGCGCCTTCTGCGCCATCCCGGCGTTCCGGGGGGCGTTTGTCTCCCGCGCTCCCGAGGAGCTGCTGGCCGAGGCCGAGTGGCTGGCCGGCACCGGCGTTCGGGAACTGGTGCTGGTGAGCGAGAATTCGACCTCGTACGGCAAGGACCTGGGGGATCCGCGGCTGCTGGAGAAACTGCTGCCACAGTTGGCTGCCGTCGACGGCATCGTCCGGGTACGGGTCAGCTATCTGCAGCCGGCGGAGACCCGTCCGGGTCTGATCGAGACGATCGCCACCACGGCCGGCGTGGCACCGTACTTCGATCTGTCCTTCCAACACGCCAGTGAGCCGGTGCTGCGCCGGATGCGGCGCTTCGGCTCCACCGGGCGGTTCCTCGACCTGCTGGCCTCGGCCCGGTCGTTGGCGCCGCAGGCCGGCGCGCGAAGCAACTTCATCGTCGGATTCCCCGGTGAGACCCGGTCGGACGTCGACGAACTGGTCCGGTTCCTGTCCGCAGCCCGGTTGGACGCGATCGGGGTGTTCGACTACAGCGACGAGGACGGCACCGAGGCCGCCGGTCTGCCCGACAAGGTACGGGCCGCCACGGTGAAGCGGCGCTATGACCGGATCTGTGCGCTGGCCGACGAGCTGTGCGCGCAGCGGGCCGAGGAACGAGTCGGCACGACGGTGGAGGTGCTGGTCGACAGCGTCGACGACGGGCTGGTGGAGGGTCGGGCCGCGCACCAGGCACCGGAGGTGGACGGTTCGACGACGTTGGTGGCCGGCGCTGCCGGTGTCACCGGAGCCGGGGTCGACCTCGCCACGCTGCGCCCCGGCGACCTGGTCCGGGCGACGGTGACCGGGACCGAAGGGGTCGACCTGGTGGCAGTGCCGAGTGACGTGCTCTCGTCCGGTACGGCCGACCGGCCGCTCTCCAGCGCGGTCAGGTGA
- the pgsA gene encoding CDP-diacylglycerol--glycerol-3-phosphate 3-phosphatidyltransferase: MTEPGASAGPRTAVAAVPVVNAANALTGLRMVLVPVFVVFVILSGMTHPGWQIAACLTFVVASATDLIDGWIARRYALVTSFGKVADPIADKALTGTALVLLSWYDLVPWWVTGLILVREWGVTLIRFWVLRHGVIAASRGGKAKTALQITAIVWYLLPLPSVLAAVAPWIMAAALLVTVATGLDYLVRALRLRRTGPDR; the protein is encoded by the coding sequence ATGACCGAGCCGGGTGCCTCCGCCGGTCCGCGTACCGCCGTCGCTGCGGTACCGGTGGTCAACGCGGCCAACGCGCTCACCGGGCTACGCATGGTGCTGGTGCCGGTCTTCGTGGTGTTCGTGATTCTCTCCGGGATGACCCACCCGGGCTGGCAGATCGCCGCCTGCCTGACGTTCGTCGTCGCGTCGGCGACCGACCTGATCGACGGCTGGATCGCCCGCCGGTACGCCTTGGTGACGTCGTTCGGCAAGGTCGCGGACCCGATCGCCGACAAGGCGCTGACCGGCACCGCGCTGGTACTGCTGTCCTGGTACGACCTGGTGCCCTGGTGGGTGACCGGGCTGATCCTGGTGCGTGAGTGGGGGGTCACGCTGATCCGCTTCTGGGTGCTGCGGCACGGGGTGATCGCGGCGAGCCGGGGCGGCAAGGCGAAGACGGCGCTGCAGATCACGGCGATCGTCTGGTACCTGCTGCCGCTGCCGTCGGTGCTCGCCGCAGTCGCTCCGTGGATCATGGCGGCCGCGCTGCTGGTCACCGTGGCGACCGGGCTGGACTACCTGGTCCGCGCGCTGCGGCTGCGCCGTACCGGGCCGGACCGGTGA
- a CDS encoding CinA family protein, with translation MGRSASGSPAAAVVHALAERGETLAVVESLTGGLLASALVEVAGASLVFRGGLVVYATDLKRTLAGVPQRLLADRGPVDPDVAVAMARGARVRCAADWALATTGVAGPQPQGGKPIGRVYVALAGPAGVHQVRRLDLGGGRDAVRRSSVTAALRLLTTQLHATRP, from the coding sequence ATGGGGCGGTCGGCCAGCGGCAGCCCGGCTGCGGCGGTCGTGCACGCCCTGGCTGAGCGGGGCGAGACGCTTGCGGTCGTCGAGTCGCTCACTGGTGGCTTGCTGGCGTCCGCCCTGGTCGAGGTTGCCGGGGCGAGCCTGGTCTTCCGCGGTGGGCTGGTCGTGTACGCCACCGACCTGAAGCGTACCCTGGCCGGGGTGCCGCAGCGGTTGCTCGCCGACCGGGGACCGGTCGACCCGGACGTCGCGGTCGCCATGGCCCGGGGTGCCCGGGTCCGGTGCGCCGCCGACTGGGCGCTGGCTACCACCGGGGTGGCCGGCCCACAGCCGCAGGGCGGCAAGCCGATCGGGCGAGTCTACGTTGCCCTGGCCGGTCCGGCTGGAGTGCATCAGGTCCGGCGGTTGGACCTCGGCGGCGGTCGGGATGCGGTACGCAGGTCGAGCGTGACCGCTGCCCTGCGGCTGCTGACGACGCAACTACACGCCACGCGGCCCTGA
- a CDS encoding helix-turn-helix transcriptional regulator, producing MVLLRRVIGDALRARRQGQRRTLREVSTAANVSLGYLSEIERGQKEASSELLAAICDALGAQLSEVLRDVSHTVAVAEQRQGLLVPFPEQSPTSSERPLEERPSHSEALRSAPDGAVGTTERGDASAHQVASEGGVTVSVRSDSPLKTTLRASRRVPNTGGRDRDVVCAA from the coding sequence ATGGTCCTGCTACGCCGCGTTATCGGTGACGCGCTGCGTGCCCGCCGGCAGGGTCAGCGCCGGACTCTGCGCGAGGTTTCCACCGCCGCGAACGTCAGCCTCGGCTACCTCTCCGAGATCGAGCGCGGCCAGAAGGAAGCCTCGAGTGAGCTGCTCGCTGCGATCTGCGACGCCTTGGGTGCCCAGTTGTCGGAGGTGCTGCGTGACGTGAGCCACACCGTCGCCGTCGCTGAGCAGCGGCAGGGCCTGCTGGTTCCGTTTCCCGAGCAGTCCCCGACGTCGTCCGAGCGGCCCCTGGAGGAGCGGCCGAGCCACAGCGAAGCGCTGCGCTCCGCCCCGGACGGCGCCGTCGGTACGACCGAGCGGGGCGACGCTTCGGCGCACCAGGTCGCCTCCGAGGGCGGGGTGACCGTCTCGGTCCGCAGCGACTCGCCGCTCAAGACGACGCTGCGGGCCTCCCGGCGGGTGCCGAACACCGGTGGTCGGGACCGTGACGTCGTCTGCGCCGCCTGA
- a CDS encoding PspA/IM30 family protein — MANPFVKGWRYLMALFGAKIDEHADPKVQIQQAIEDAQRQHQALVQQAAAVIGNQRQLEMKLSRQMSEVERLQGMARQALVLADKARAEGDEAEANKYEQTAQTLATQLVAGEQSMEDLKTLHDQSLAAAAQARQAVENNQMILQQKLAERTKLLSQLEQAKMQETVASSLESMSALAAPKNTPSLDEVRDKIEQRYATAMGRAELAGNSVEGRMLEVQKSTLDMAGSSRLDQIRASMAGEKLAGAQPGLAVEQTPAGADSTAGADGASVARLDQLRASMAKDKNTGDASAAG; from the coding sequence ATGGCGAACCCGTTCGTCAAGGGTTGGCGCTACCTGATGGCGCTGTTCGGCGCCAAGATAGATGAGCACGCCGACCCCAAGGTGCAGATCCAGCAGGCGATCGAGGACGCCCAGCGCCAGCACCAGGCACTGGTTCAGCAGGCCGCCGCGGTGATCGGCAACCAGCGACAGCTGGAAATGAAACTCTCCCGGCAGATGAGCGAGGTCGAGCGACTGCAGGGGATGGCCCGGCAGGCGCTGGTGCTGGCCGACAAGGCCCGCGCCGAGGGCGACGAGGCGGAGGCGAACAAGTACGAGCAGACCGCCCAGACTCTCGCCACCCAGTTGGTCGCCGGCGAGCAGTCGATGGAGGACCTCAAGACCCTGCATGACCAGTCGTTGGCCGCCGCCGCCCAGGCCCGTCAGGCGGTGGAGAACAACCAGATGATCCTGCAGCAGAAGCTGGCCGAGCGGACCAAGTTGCTGAGCCAGCTCGAGCAGGCCAAGATGCAGGAGACCGTGGCGTCGTCGCTGGAGTCGATGTCGGCGCTCGCCGCGCCGAAGAACACGCCGTCGCTCGACGAGGTGCGGGACAAGATCGAGCAGCGCTACGCCACCGCGATGGGCCGGGCCGAGCTGGCCGGCAACTCCGTCGAGGGGCGGATGCTCGAGGTGCAGAAGTCCACCCTCGACATGGCTGGTTCGTCGCGGCTCGACCAGATCCGGGCCAGCATGGCGGGAGAGAAGCTCGCCGGGGCACAGCCAGGGCTGGCGGTCGAGCAGACCCCGGCGGGTGCGGACAGCACGGCCGGCGCGGACGGTGCCAGTGTCGCCCGCCTCGACCAGCTCCGTGCCTCGATGGCGAAGGACAAGAACACCGGTGACGCCTCCGCCGCCGGCTGA
- a CDS encoding DNA-formamidopyrimidine glycosylase family protein, with amino-acid sequence MPEGDTVWNTAHRLREVLAGRLLTGSDFRIPRLATTDLSGWTALDCVSRGKHLLLRLAAPDDRRYTLHSHLRMDGSWRTYRVGQRWTARPAHLIRVVLRTGESVAVGYHLHELMLVVTDRESELTAGLGPDLLGADWDATEAVRRLAARPETPVVEALLDQRNLAGIGNVYACELLFLRGVAPGTPVREVPDLAAVVDLARRLLVANRGRASRSITGLPGEATYVYGRWRRPCRRCGTAVRRTESAGRVTYWCPTCQPGLVAGAAPPARRQPPAAGHRPR; translated from the coding sequence GTGCCTGAAGGCGACACCGTCTGGAACACCGCTCACCGGCTGCGGGAAGTGCTGGCTGGCCGGCTGCTCACCGGCAGCGACTTCCGGATCCCCCGGCTCGCGACCACCGACCTGTCCGGCTGGACCGCGCTGGACTGCGTGAGCCGTGGCAAGCACCTGCTGCTGCGGCTCGCGGCACCGGACGACCGGCGGTACACCTTGCACTCGCACCTGCGGATGGACGGCAGTTGGCGGACCTACCGGGTCGGTCAACGCTGGACGGCCCGGCCGGCACACCTGATTCGCGTGGTGCTGCGCACCGGTGAATCCGTCGCCGTCGGCTACCACTTGCACGAACTGATGCTGGTGGTGACGGACCGCGAGTCGGAGCTCACCGCCGGGCTGGGGCCGGATCTACTCGGTGCTGACTGGGACGCGACCGAAGCGGTCCGCCGGCTCGCCGCTCGGCCCGAGACGCCCGTCGTCGAGGCGCTACTCGACCAGCGTAATCTCGCCGGGATCGGCAACGTCTACGCTTGCGAGTTGCTGTTCCTGCGTGGTGTCGCGCCCGGTACGCCGGTCCGCGAGGTGCCGGACCTGGCCGCCGTCGTCGACCTGGCACGCCGGCTGCTGGTCGCCAACCGGGGGCGGGCCAGCCGCAGCATCACCGGCCTACCTGGGGAGGCCACCTACGTGTACGGCCGCTGGCGGCGGCCGTGCCGCCGCTGCGGCACGGCGGTGCGACGCACCGAGTCGGCGGGCCGGGTCACCTACTGGTGCCCGACGTGCCAGCCGGGTCTGGTGGCTGGCGCAGCTCCGCCAGCCCGGCGGCAACCCCCCGCAGCAGGTCACCGGCCTCGGTGA
- a CDS encoding DUF4142 domain-containing protein, translating to MARARSAAHTPRRLAAVLVGLVAGLLALPGAALAQPSGATQLAATDIQLLNGVRLAGLWEIPAGVLAAEKGSTQRVREVGAEIADQHIELDLLVVEAANELGVELPTDPTPTQQGWVDEMKVAEGARFDRIFVERLRAAHGNIFPVIGAVRASTRNDVVRQLAQDANGFVQTHMSLLESTGLVRYGELPPVPLPAPPDDSLLAAVQANAEINNGINSTAIWVVLIGALALGTAATFAVFRRRY from the coding sequence ATGGCCCGGGCACGATCTGCGGCACACACCCCGCGCCGGTTGGCAGCAGTCCTGGTGGGTCTCGTCGCCGGGCTGCTCGCACTGCCCGGCGCCGCGCTCGCGCAGCCCTCCGGAGCGACCCAGCTCGCCGCCACCGACATCCAGTTGCTCAACGGCGTCCGGCTCGCCGGACTGTGGGAGATCCCGGCTGGTGTGCTGGCCGCAGAGAAGGGCAGCACGCAGAGGGTCCGCGAGGTCGGCGCCGAGATTGCCGACCAGCACATCGAGCTCGACCTGTTGGTGGTCGAAGCGGCCAACGAGCTCGGCGTGGAGCTGCCCACCGACCCGACCCCCACCCAGCAGGGCTGGGTCGACGAGATGAAGGTCGCGGAGGGTGCCCGGTTCGACCGGATCTTCGTTGAGCGGCTCCGCGCCGCCCACGGCAACATCTTCCCGGTCATCGGTGCGGTCCGAGCGAGTACCCGTAACGACGTCGTCCGGCAGCTCGCGCAGGACGCCAACGGCTTCGTCCAGACCCACATGTCACTGCTGGAGAGCACCGGTCTGGTGCGGTACGGCGAACTTCCCCCGGTTCCTCTGCCGGCACCGCCGGACGACAGCCTCCTCGCTGCGGTACAAGCCAACGCGGAGATCAACAACGGTATCAACTCGACAGCGATCTGGGTGGTGCTGATCGGTGCGCTGGCGCTCGGCACCGCAGCCACCTTCGCCGTGTTCCGACGACGATACTGA
- a CDS encoding CPCC family cysteine-rich protein yields the protein MVPYSVDRCPCCGYRTGCTTCPVCFWTDDGQGDGDAEVVRGGPNGDLSLSHARLNFAIYGASHLRYADIVRPPRPDESP from the coding sequence GTGGTCCCGTACTCAGTCGACAGATGCCCCTGCTGTGGCTACCGGACCGGATGCACCACCTGCCCCGTCTGCTTCTGGACCGACGACGGCCAGGGCGATGGCGACGCTGAGGTGGTGCGTGGCGGGCCGAACGGCGACTTGAGCCTGTCCCATGCCCGGCTCAACTTCGCAATCTACGGCGCCAGCCATCTGCGCTACGCCGACATCGTCCGGCCACCGCGTCCCGACGAGTCACCGTAG